The DNA sequence CCCCCAGACCACTCCCCACGCGGATTTGCAAATAGGGGTCCCGGTGGGGAAACGGAGGGGCCCGGCGGGCGAGTCTGTGCGAGGGAGCGCGAGGGGGTTGAAGCTCGACCGAGCGAGGTCTCAGTGAGCCGAGCGCCGTAACGCGAGGCGAACGGCACGCCGGGCCCCTCCGTTTCCCCGCCGGGTAAAAGGTCAACTTTGCAATCTGGTTACTACGGCAACCACGGAAACGGCGGCGGCAACTGGCCTGGCGGCGCCACTAACACCGTCGGCTCCCCTCGCCCCTCCAACAGTCGAATCCCGTGCTCCAGATGCGCCTGATTTTCCGCAAAGCGCGTCTGCATTACGCCGAACAGCAGCTTCATCATCAACGCCAACATCACGATCCCCAACACCCCTTTGATATTGAACCCCAGTTCCCACACGTTGATCTGCGGCGCGATCCGATTCGCCACGCCGAGGATCAAATCCGCAACCAGGATCGCAATGATCACCGGCGCGGCGATCACGAACGACACCGTTAAGACCTCGCTACTCAAATGCATGAAGAGGTCCAACAACGGACGCCAGCCGGGATCGATCCGCGGAAATTCGAGCACCGGCAGTGTCACGAAGCTCCCGAACAGGGCTTCAAAAAAGAGCCGATGTCCGCCCAACGTCAGGAACGTCACGACAGTGAGCGAGAAGAGGAATTGCCCGCCTTGCGACTCCATCGTGCCCAACTCCGGGATCAAGACGCGCGCAATCGACATCCCGCGCTGATTGTCGATCATATGGCCGGCGGACTCGAACGCGTAAAAGACCAGCCCGGCCAGGATGCCGATCGCGATCCCGAAGATCGCCTCTTTCAAGAAGAGCAGCGTCAACACCAACTGTTGTTCGGTAATCGGCGGTCGATCATGCGGCAACAAATGCGCCGTCACAAAGACCGCAAAAATTGCCGCCACGCCGATCCGCGCCGGCATCGGGACCGGTTTCCCGATCAGAAAGGGAATCGTCGCGACAATCCCGAGGAAACGCGTCCAGACAAGCAGATAAAACACCGCCACGAACTGAAAGCTCATGTTGACGCCGAAAATTTCCAACGGATTCTGCATATGTCCCCAATAGAGCATCCAGATTGAATTGCTGAGTCACATGCCCCGGCAGGGGCGAGAGGGGAGTCCCGCGGGCCGTTCGCCTCGCGTTACGGCGCTCGGCTCACTGAGACCTCGCTCGGTCGGGCTTCAACCCCATAGCGCTCCCTCGGTCAGACTCGCCCGCAGAATTCCCCTCTCGCCCCTGCCGGGACCCCGTATTTCAATCTGGATGATCCCCTAGGGCCTGTTTGTAAAATCGATGAAGGTGCGATGGTCACGTGCCGGGAGGCTGGGCCCGGTGCATCCGGGGGCTCTCGCAGCCGTTTTCTCCTTGCGAAATCTAAAGCCGAAAACGGCGAGGGCGAGCGCGCGGCGGCTCGATGCCGCCGCGATAGCGTACCCCGGGTGTGCCGGGCCCAGCCTCCCGGCCCCCGTCGTGAGCAATGATCATGTGAGAGTGCGCTATCGCCATGCAATAACCCAAGAGACACGACATGCGCATCTGGACCTCTTTGAACGACCGGCTCACTCATGATGAACCTTACCGCGTAATCAGCGGGAAGCGGGTGAACAGTTCTCCCGTGAACGTGATCATCTTTTGCAGGATATCGGGCCCGAGAAAGGCGAGCGCCGCGCCGATCACGACCAATTTCGGGACGAAGGTCAATGTCTGTTCTTGGATCTGCGTCGTGGCTTGTAAGATGCTGATCACCAGTCCGACCACCATCGCGGCCAACACCGGCCCGGCGGAGAGGAGCAGCGTGAGCCAGAGCGCCTTGCTCGCCGCCTCGATGAAGAAATCGGCATTAGGCATAGCCTTCCACCAGCCCTTGCGTGATCAGTCGCCAGCCATCCACCAACACGAAGAGCAGCAACTTAAACGGCAATGAAATCGTGATCGGCGAGATTTGAAACATCCCGAGCGAGAGCAAGACATTCGCGACAACGAGGTCAATCACCAGAAACGGGAGGAAAATGACGAAACCGATCTGAAAGGCCTCCGTCAATTCGCTCACGGCAAAGGCTGGAATGAGATTCAAGAAATCGTTCTCACCGATTTTATCGCGCATCTCCGGATCTTTTTGTAGCTTCTTCGCCACGCGGAAAAACAACGCTCGATTCGGCTTGTGAGCGTGCGTCAGCAGGAATTCACGCACCGGCTCCTTCCCCTTGTCAAAGGCCTCGGCCAAGAGTTTCAACGAGGCTTGGGAGAGCAGCGGTTGATTGGTGTTTTGTTGCAACACATCGCCCGTGGCGCGGTAGACATTAAACGCCACCGGAACCATGACATAGATCGTAATCACCATCGCCAGCCCGGTAATCACCGTGTTGGGCGGGATCTGTTGCGTCCCTAACGCGTTGCGGATCAGTGCGAAGACCACCGCCAACTTCGCAAACGACGTCGCCATCATGACCACGAACGGGGCCAAGGCCAGCGCGGCCAACACCAACATCAGGATCAGCGGTTGCGACACCCCTGCGGCGGCTAGCTCAGACTGCATCGCCGTCCTCCAAATCTTTGGCCGTGAGCTCTGCCATGCAATTGATCTGTGCTTCCGTACTCCCCAACAGAAAACGGCGTTGTCCCACGCGGACAATCCAGAGCAGCTTCTTCGGTTCGAGATTGAAGCGGCCCAAGACTTCGACCGCGCGGCCTTGGCGACCGAACTTGGCCATGCCCAAACGCGGCAACAGAAACTTGATCGTGACCCAGGCGCCAACACAGACAACCACCAGCACCACGACCATCTTGATCAAGAGTGTCGTAATGTTTTCCACGTCTTCCGCTTTTGGTAATTCGACCGACAATTGCAATAAGAGTGCGAGCATGCGTCCCCCACGCTGCGCGCGTCCGCGCCACCGAACTTATTTCACTAACTGGACAATCCGCACTCCCATCGTTCCATCGATTTCCACCAATTCGCCCTTCGCCACCAACTTTCCATTCGCTACGAGATCTACTGAAGTCGTCACCGGAACACCTAATTCAATGACCTGGCTCGCCTGCAATTGCAAGAGGTCTTGCAACGTCATCGTTTTTTTCCCTAACACGGCCACCAGTTGCACCGGGATATCGGCCGTCACGGACACCGCTTTGGCCCCTAACGGTTCTGCGGTCGCACGGGGCGGCAGCGGAATGCCGGATTTTTTCGCTGTTGCCGCTGGCGGAGATTTCGCCGTGGACCGTTTCGGCGGCGGCGCAGGCGCCACATCCTGTTCACCGATATCGAGACCGTCGTCTTCCAGCTCTGTCGCGATATTCAAATCGGTGTCGCCATCCTCAAGATCGAGATCGCCCTCGTCACCCAATAAATCCTCTTCTTCAGGGAGATCGAAATCGTCATCGTCCAAGTTTATCTCCGGCGAACGTTTCGGCGCCATAGTACCCCCGTATTAATCGATGGCCTCAACCACACACGTCAAACGCTTCCCCTTCGTCAGCGCGCAACGAATTCCCACTTGCTCGCCGGTGCCAACGCGCAACCAGACCTGACCACGCAACGCCGCGCCTTCGAGCTGCAACGCACAGTGATCGAACAAGACCACGTCGCCCGGCGCCAAATCGACCAACTCGGCCGACGTTAACGCACAAGATCCGCCTTCCACGCGCACTTCCACCCGTTCTCCGGCA is a window from the Deltaproteobacteria bacterium genome containing:
- a CDS encoding flagellar biosynthetic protein FliR, with the translated sequence MQNPLEIFGVNMSFQFVAVFYLLVWTRFLGIVATIPFLIGKPVPMPARIGVAAIFAVFVTAHLLPHDRPPITEQQLVLTLLFLKEAIFGIAIGILAGLVFYAFESAGHMIDNQRGMSIARVLIPELGTMESQGGQFLFSLTVVTFLTLGGHRLFFEALFGSFVTLPVLEFPRIDPGWRPLLDLFMHLSSEVLTVSFVIAAPVIIAILVADLILGVANRIAPQINVWELGFNIKGVLGIVMLALMMKLLFGVMQTRFAENQAHLEHGIRLLEGRGEPTVLVAPPGQLPPPFPWLP
- the fliQ gene encoding flagellar biosynthesis protein FliQ; the encoded protein is MPNADFFIEAASKALWLTLLLSAGPVLAAMVVGLVISILQATTQIQEQTLTFVPKLVVIGAALAFLGPDILQKMITFTGELFTRFPLITR
- the sctR gene encoding type III secretion system export apparatus subunit SctR, with translation MQSELAAAGVSQPLILMLVLAALALAPFVVMMATSFAKLAVVFALIRNALGTQQIPPNTVITGLAMVITIYVMVPVAFNVYRATGDVLQQNTNQPLLSQASLKLLAEAFDKGKEPVREFLLTHAHKPNRALFFRVAKKLQKDPEMRDKIGENDFLNLIPAFAVSELTEAFQIGFVIFLPFLVIDLVVANVLLSLGMFQISPITISLPFKLLLFVLVDGWRLITQGLVEGYA
- a CDS encoding flagellar biosynthetic protein FliO → MLALLLQLSVELPKAEDVENITTLLIKMVVVLVVVCVGAWVTIKFLLPRLGMAKFGRQGRAVEVLGRFNLEPKKLLWIVRVGQRRFLLGSTEAQINCMAELTAKDLEDGDAV
- a CDS encoding FliM/FliN family flagellar motor switch protein, with the translated sequence MAPKRSPEINLDDDDFDLPEEEDLLGDEGDLDLEDGDTDLNIATELEDDGLDIGEQDVAPAPPPKRSTAKSPPAATAKKSGIPLPPRATAEPLGAKAVSVTADIPVQLVAVLGKKTMTLQDLLQLQASQVIELGVPVTTSVDLVANGKLVAKGELVEIDGTMGVRIVQLVK